The Aphelocoma coerulescens isolate FSJ_1873_10779 chromosome 14, UR_Acoe_1.0, whole genome shotgun sequence genome has a window encoding:
- the SREBF1 gene encoding sterol regulatory element-binding protein 1 gives MSSLAFDDAALEGLAPSLGLSGASDIDTALLSDIDDMLQLINTPDSDFSGLFDSPFTAPESAVPSGLPSTPGTLNTFLGPSKPPPAASSGSTYVGSPGMAAFAPQPPAPLLPAPSLGVKEEPSVVPSSQPQPQPGVMLAPSFVPASPSPFTPQPLVGYQNQHSFSAVQSGSVGQTLPSPLPTPQPSQPVTLPGPVQSVAPQQLLAPAAPTTQSVSPQIQSVPVLLQPHFIKADSLLLTAVKTDTSSAKTSTIASLATSASGSATPLQVPALVSGGAILATVPLVVDAEKLPINRLAPSGKPALVQSRGEKRTAHNAIEKRYRSSINDKIVELKDLVVGTEAKLNKSAILRKAIEYIRFLQQSNQKLKQENLALKMAVQKNQPANALGTHCRRGAKVEAPMEVVKAEVMEMLTPPPSDMGSPSHSSPLSLSGGSSNSSSDSEPDSPLCDHGKVKQEHPPPSPSSQGMLDRSRMALCTFVFLCLSFNPLASLLRGSGSPTPLESQDTAGPGRSIMAESGTLEEPWGWTQWLWPTLAFWALNVALVLGAVVRLFVCGEPVTRPHSEPSILFWRHRRQADLDLDRGDFAQGAQHLRTALGALGRPLPASHGDLACSLLWTLLRHLLQRLWVGRWLAARAGGLRPDPPPPAHVRQSARDAAMAYHRLHQLHLAGKQAGGHLLAINLALSAVNLAECAGDAISVAALAEIYVAAALRIKASLHRCFHFLARPFLCSARRVALSHGGAVPPAMQWLCHPLGHRFFVDGDWAVKGVPRETIYSSAGNPVDPLAQVTQLFREHLLEKALCCVAIPEPGRPTAQGEGRFSDALEYLQLLNGCSDVSGTPGPAPSITSGLAAVTGTDPVSKWWASFIGIIIHWLQGDEEGAERLYPLVETMPRALQSSEKPLARAALHSFRAVRALLSKQDGSQATLSHCEKASSCLRESLELGSPPKGTIDKAVQLLLCDLLLVTRTNLWQQQMGASQQRSCLYQASALELRGFQQDLSSLRRLAQTLRPAMRRVFLHEATARLMARASPTRTHQLLDRSLRRRGVQGSKTAGEPESHPTPREHAEALLLACCYLPPSFLAGPGQRVGMLAEAARTLDKLGDRRTLHDCQQMIIKLGSGTTVTSG, from the exons ATGAGCTCTCTCGCCTTCGACGACGCggccctggaggggctggcacCGTCCCTCGGCCTCTCCGGGGCCAGCGATATCGACACGGCCTTGCTCAGCGACATCGACG ACATGCTGCAGCTGATCAACACGCCGGACAGTGACTTCTCGGGGCTATTTGACTCACCGTTCACTGCCCCGGAGAGCGCCGTGCCCTCGGGGCTCCCCTCCACGCCGGGCACCCTCAACACTTTCCTGGGTCCCAGCaagccgccccccgccgcctccAGCGGCAGCACCTACGTGGGGTCTCCCGGGATGGCCGCCTttgccccgcagcccccggccccgctcctgccGGCGCCATCCCTGGGTGTCAAGGAGGAGCCATCCGTGGTGCCcagcagccagccccagccccagcccggcgTCATGCTTGCCCCCAGCTTCGTCCCTGCGTCCCCCAGCCCGTTCACTCCCCAGCCCTTGGTGGGCTACCAGAAccagcacagcttctctg CTGTGCAGTCTGGGAGTGTGGGGCAGAccctgcccagccccctgcccaccccacaaCCCAGCCAGCCCGTGACACTGCCTGGCCCTGTGCAGAGTGTGgcaccccagcagctcctggcccccgccgcccccaccACCCAGTCTGTCTCGCCACAGATCCAGTCAGTGCCG gttctcctgcagccccatTTCATCAAGGCTGACTCCCTGCTGCTGACGGCCGTCAAGACAGACACCAGCAGCGCCAAGACTTCCACCATTGCCTCCCTGGCCACCAGTGCCAGTGGCTCTGCCACCCCGCTCCAGGTGCCG GCGCTGGTGAGCGGAGGGGCCATCCTGGCCACGGTGCCGCTGGTGGTGGACGCGGAGAAGCTGCCCATCAACCGGCTGGCACCCAGCGGGAAGCCGGCGCTGGTGCAGAGCCGGGGCGAGAAGCGCACGGCCCACAACGCCATCGAGAAGCGCTACCGCTCCTCCATCAACGACAAGATTGTGGAGCTCAAGGACCTGGTGGTGGGCACTGAGGCCAAG ctCAACAAGTCGGCGATCCTGAGGAAGGCCATCGAGTACATCCgcttcctgcagcagagcaaCCAGAAGCTGAAGCAGGAGAACCTCGCCCTGAAGATGGCCGTGCAGAAGAACC AGCCCGCGAACGCCCTGGGGACCCACTGCAGGCGGGGGGCCAAGGTGGAGGCCCCCATGGAGGTGGTGAAGGCAGAGGTGATGGAGATGCTGACGCCGCCGCCCTCAGACATGGGCTCGCCGTCCCACAGCAGCCCACTCTCGCTCAGTGGcggcagcagcaacagcagcagcgaCTCGGAGCCTGACAGCCCCCTCTGTGACCATGGCAAG gTGAAGCAGGAGCACCCTCCACCCTCGCCCAGCAGCCAGGGAATGCTGGACCGCTCCCGCATGGCCCTCTGCACCTTCGTCTTCCTTTGCCTCTCCTTCAACCCCCTGGCCTCCCTCCTCCGGGGTTCTGGCTCCCCAACCCCTCTGGAGAGCCAGGACACTGCTGGTCCGGGCAGGAGCATCATGGCTGAGTCTGGCACTTTGG AGGAGCCATGGGGGTGGACGCAGTGGCTGTGGCCCACGCTGGCCTTCTGGGCACTGAACGTGGCGCTGGTGCTGGGCGCGGTGGTGCGGCTCTTCGTCTGCGGGGAGCCCGTCACTCGCCCCCACTCCGAGCCCTCCATCCTCTTCTGGCGGCACCGCCGGCAGGCCGACCTCGACCTCGACCGG GGAGACTTCGCGCAGGGGGCCCAGCACCTGCGGACGGCGCTTGGGGCGCTGGGGCGGCCGTTGCCAGCCTCCCACGGGGACCTGGCCTGCAGCCTGCTCTGGACACTCCTGCGCCACCTGCTCCAGCGCCTCTGGGTGGGTCGCTGGCTGGCCGCTCGTGCCGGAGGGCTGCGCCCGGACCCCCCGCCCCCTGCCCATGTCCGCCAGAGCGCCCGCGACGCTGCCATGGCTTATCACCGTCTGCACCAGCTCCACCTCGCCG GGAAGCAGGCTGGAGGGCATCTGCTGGCCATCAACCTGGCGCTGAGCGCCGTCAACCTGGCTGAGTGCGCTGGTGACGCCATCTCCGTGGCAGCGCTGGCCGAGATCTATGTGGCAGCTGCCCTGCGGATCAAGGCCAGCCTGCACCGCTGCTTCCACTTCCTGGCG cgCCCCTTCCTCTGCAGTGCCCGGCGTGTGGCCCTGTCCCATGGTGGGGCCGTGCCCCCTGCCATGCAGTGGCTCTGCCACCCCTTGGGCCATCGCTTCTTCGTTGATGGGGACTGGGCGGTcaagggtgtccccagggagaCCATCTACAGCTCCGCTGGCAACCCAG TGGACCCGCTGGCACAGGTGACCCAGCTCTTCCGTGAACACCTCCTGGAGAAGGCGCTGTGCTGTGTGGCCATCCCTGAGCCCGGCCGTCCCACTGCCCAGGGAGAGGG GCGGTTCTCCGATGCCCTCGAGTACCTCCAGCTGCTCAATGGCTGCTCAGATGTCAGTGGCACACCTGGCCCCGCACCCTCCATCACCTCCGGCTTGGCAGCTGTCACAG GCACTGACCCCGTGTCCAAGTGGTGGGCGTCCTTCATTGGCATCATTATCCACTGGCTGCAGGGAGATGAGGAGGGGGCTGAGCGCCTCTACCCGCTGGTGGAGACCATGCCCCGGGCactgcagagctctga GAAGCCCCTTGCCCGTGCTGCCCTGCACTCCTTCCGAGCTGTCCGCGCCTTGCTGAGCAAACAGGATGGGAGCCAGGCCACCCTGAGCCACTGTGAGAaggccagcagctgcctgcGGGAGAGCCTGGAGCTGGGCAGCCCCCCTAAGGGCACCATCGACAag GcagtccagctcctgctctgtgaCCTGCTCCTGGTCACCCGCACCaacctgtggcagcagcagatgGGGGCCAGCCAGCAGCGCAGCTGCCTCTACCAGGCGTCCGCCCTGGAGCTCCGTGGCTTCCAGCAGGACCTCAGCAGCCTCCGGCGCCTGGCACAGACCCTGCGCCCCGCCATGCGCCGG GTGTTCCTGCACGAAGCCACTGCCAGGCTGATGGCCCGAGCCAGCCCCACGCGCACCCACCAGCTGCTGGACCGCAGCCTGCGGAGGAGAGGGGTGCAGGGCAGCAAAACAG CTGGCGAGCCGGAAAGCCACCCCACCCCACGGGAACACGCCGAGGCGCTGCTGCTGGCCTGCTGCTACCTCCCGCCCAGCTTCCTGGCAGGCCCGGGGCAGCGTGTGGGGATGCTGGCCGAGGCTGCCCGCACGCTGGACAAGCTGGGCGACCGCCGGACGCTGCACGACTGCCAGCAGATGATCATCAAGCTGGGCAGCGGCACCACCGTCACGTCGGGATAG
- the RAI1 gene encoding retinoic acid-induced protein 1, which yields MQSFRERCGFHGNQQSYQPTSQDTSRLENYRHQSQAGPNCERQRLVAKEYYSQQQLPYAGYENSAVEKYHRGNKQLAGQQLQGRPAFSNYTVQENSPYPARYSGDESLQAWGGQPQALPGGVAKYEDNLMKKTAALAGGRPYHEPAATSLPFRTHFQQQQPQQQQQQQQQPPALPYPKLQRQKLPNDVSSPMPFSQSPHFGQHSQSFPASSTYSSVPGGSQPAHSYKSCTAPSGQPPLERPLGSAASLAPGPRVPNLHGYQPNRIGYEQPPQPPPQPPQPPPPPQPPQPPQPPQPPQPMQGRHHASETLHYQNLAKYQHYNQPGQTYCPGDAPPVRTPEQYYQTFSPSASHSPARSVGRSPSYSSTPSPLMPNLENFQYSQQPLSAGAFPAGIADHSHFMPLLNPSPTDGTSPDTQSGNCKNLQKEKLPENLLSDLSLQSLTALTSQVENISNTVQQLLLSKAAVPQKKGIKTPARTPEQLKGQHCSPESSTYSAEQVGTPLSDPLSTPQSVHAETQDTDYLSGSEDQLERSFLYCNQNRSPARVNSNSKAKPESVSTCSVTSPDDMSTKSDDSFQSIHATLPLETFTKYVTNERDCPRLLLSALSQEELASEIIVLQDAISEKADKAWANLPMLSKEATKSPFQLENHRPSLDSMVKGAWPSQGDSSTLTEPLKLDKASGASTGKDFSEEVYEGPQVEFTATETKDVLKDTAPLAFNSKPSIPAATSSAGATGYSCYSNTTANSVASENAMEHFEWPEESLGEACLRWKDLQATDLPKGLFPSKLVSSCKEKKNACGLDLCDGEQPAKSEPVQDFGQQVMEEEEETLTYDEATKADSERWLQDTRHCCSAGDFSEIPIISSPDLKESDLEAEEYSSLCELAGSEQKSVTYDASPPKPPEMPAVLSSSEVPVSAEETVSTVEKESSAPTPRLSGQSVILLGPAVGTETKVKSWFKSSLPHIQPEEENGGGETSHLEAADAESASSVMVKQQLTPENVLGKMEPVSRGKSLRNKRVHCRLPEGDGPGSTMLSPFDELPAASSVAGTCLGPDGQTEVPSKSAQSQTPRFPAEGLPARMCTRSFTALAEPRAPAPLEGLKAPAHQEKLGKKPGCGVKQRVAFKTRKRNSRPAPRVVQNTSDATLLVPGLVAAEEVAGPTPLEGDAVEAGERDQRSMILRSRTKTQEVFYTKRQRGKRAGDVRLKNCKAPKKLISNNHLPPAFKLPAPGSPHKEGKVGARMKLPKAGPGMGGKMSERPLHSLKRKSTFISPIPTKKRNLVLRSNSGGVKEEKPEGPPSLFKKMPVAKKVKAKLPPKSSGEAIPKPPLPKEAPDVCIKITSRAAFQEATKTKVLPPRKGRGLKLEAIVQKITSPNLKKFTCKPAATAVAATVAAYGSSLSPAGVERERVVKHSGVAVAVGDARLPKLAAAQKVPTMPVAEPLCRNPNGRAPKGKPGGGKKLSHDGCQGEACGSTPGTQSSPNVVAKNLGLLPKKRNRKGKAAALGMAKAPLNPALPPPLPRERVAGPGGAEEAPREKKPKTEEKEAGGSDGPAEGRSAAGSARGPKPRANHSNYNGYSKRQRKRLGHGKAKAVPARCKSRGKRRRQPQQAPLLHPAEPEIRLKYISCKRLRADSRAPPFAPYVRVERRGEFTTTCTVVNSPGDEARLQRGPAGPAPRPRAALPASSTMHMGPVVSKALSAACLVCCLCRNPANYKDLGDLCGPYYPEDCLPKKKSRLKEKARAEGPGEDSTVPAAAERAPRGTEGGCGGKAARPEGAAEAAKQSALRSSPRGMFRRLQSCYCCDERTEGEEAAEKPRRHECHKAESPPQEPAGDTQEHWLHEACAVWTAGVFLVAGKLYGLQEAVKAAADLKCSSCQQAGATVGCCQKGCPHTYHYACAVDTGCLLTEESFSLRCPKHKRQPV from the exons ATGCAGTCCTTTCGAGAAAGGTGTGGTTTCCATGGCAACCAGCAGAGCTACCAGCCGACTTCACAAGATACATCACGCCTGGAGAATTACAGGCATCAAAGTCAGGCAGGGCCGAACTGCGAGCGGCAGAGGCTGGTGGCGAAGGAGTACTAcagtcagcagcagctgccatatGCGGGCTATGAGAACAGCGCCGTGGAGAAATACCACCGGGGAAACAAGCAATtagcagggcagcagctgcagggcaggCCGGCCTTTTCCAATTACACCGTGCAGGAGAACAGCCCTTATCCGGCCCGGTATTCCGGGGACGAGAGCCTGCAGGCGTGGGGTGGCCAGCCACAGGCGCTGCCCGGTGGTGTGGCCAAGTATGAGGACAACCTGATGAAGAAGACGGCGGCATTGGCGGGTGGGCGGCCATACCATGagccagcagccacctcgctGCCCTTCCGGACtcacttccagcagcagcagccgcagcagcagcagcagcagcagcagcagccgcccgCGCTCCCCTACCCCAAGCTGCAGCGGCAGAAACTGCCCAACGATGTCTCCTCACCCATGCCCTTCTCACAGAGCCCTCACTTCGGGCAGCactcccagtccttccctgcctcctccaCCTACTCCTCGGTGCCGGGGGGCAGCCAGCCGGCACACTCCTACAAGAGCTGCACGGCGCCCTCGGGGCAGCCGCCACTGGAGCGGCccctgggcagcgctgccagcctggcccctggccctcgtgTGCCCAACCTGCACGGCTACCAGCCCAACCGCATCGGCTATGAGCAGCCCCCGCAGCCACCGccgcagcccccacagcccccaccgccaccacagcccccacagccaccacagcccccgcagcccccacagcccatgCAGGGGCGGCATCATGCCTCAGAGACCCtccactaccaaaacctggccaagTACCAACATTACAACCAGCCAGGCCAGACCTACTGCCCGGGCGATGCGCCGCCTGTGCGGACGCCGGAGCAGTACTACCAGACCTtcagccccagcgccagccaCTCGCCGGCTCGCTCCGTCGGCAGGTCCCCGTCCTACAGTTCCACTCCCTCCCCACTGATGCCCAACCTGGAGAACTTCCAATACAGCCAGCAGCCGCTGAGTGCTGGTGCCTTCCCAGCTGGCATTGCTGACCACAGCCATTTCATGCCGCTGCTGAACCCTTCTCCCACCGACGGGACGAGCCCCGACACTCAATCTGGAAACTGCAAAAACTTGCAGAAGGAGAAGCTGCCCGAAAACCTGCTGTCAGACCTGAGCCTGCAGAGCCTTACAGCACTCACCTCCCAGGTGGAGAACATCTCCAACActgtccagcagctgctgctctccaaagcagctgtgccccagaAAAAGGGCATCAAGACCCCAGCAAGGACCCCCGAGCAGCTCAAAGGGCAGCACTGCAGTCCTGAGAGCAGCACCTACTCGGCAGAGCAGGTGGGGACCCCCCTGTCCGACCCACTGAGCACCCCCCAGTCTGTCCACGCTGAGACACAGGACACTGACTATCTCAGTGGGTCAGAGGACCAGCTGGAGAGAAGTTTCCTGTACTGCAACCAGAACCGCAGTCCTGCCCGCGTCAACAGCAACTCCAAGGCAAAGCCTGAGTCAGTGTCCACCTGCTCTGTGACCTCCCCAGACGACATGTCCACCAAATCAGATGACTCATTCCAGAGTATCCATGCCACGCTGCCCCTGGAGACCTTCACCAAGTATGTGACCAATGAACGGGACTGCCCCCGACTGCTCCTCAGCGCCCTgtcccaggaggagctggcTTCTGAGATCATTGTCCTGCAGGATGCCATCAGCGAGAAGGCGGACAAAGCCTGGGCCAACTTGCCCATGCTGAGCAAGGAGGCCACTAAGTCCCCCTTCCAGCTGGAGAATCACCGGCCCAGCCTGGACTCCATGGTGAAGGGTGCCTGGCCCAGCCAGGGTGACTCCAGCACGCTCACTGAGCCCCTCAAGCTGGACAAAGCTTCAGGGGCCAGCACGGGGAAGGACTTTAGTGAGGAGGTGTATGAGGGTCCCCAGGTGGAGTTCACAGCCACTGAAACCAAGGATGTGCTGAAGGACACTGCCCCACTGGCCTTCAACTCCAAGCCCAGCATCCCAGCAGCGACGTCAAGTGCGGGAGCCACCGGCTACAGCTGCTACTCAAACACCACTGCCAACTCGGTGGCGTCTGAGAATGCCATGGAGCATTTTGAGTGGCCGGAGGAGAGCCTGGGCGAGGCCTGCCTGCGATGGAAGGACCTCCAGGCCACTGACCTCCCCAAGGGCTTGTTCCCCAGCAAACTGGTGAGCTcctgcaaggagaaaaaaaacgcCTGCGGCTTGGACCTGTGCGATGGAGAGCAACCAGCCAAGAGCGAGCCAGTCCAGGACTTTGGCCAGCAggtgatggaggaggaggaggagacactGACCTACGATGAAGCAACAAAGGCAGACAGCGAGAGGTGGCTGCAGGACACCCGGCACTGCTGCTCGGCCGGGGACTTCAGTGAGATCCCCATCATCTCCTCACCGGATCTGAAAGAGTCAGACCTGGAGGCAGAGGAGTACTCCTCGCTTTGTGAGCTGGCTGGCTCAGAGCAGAAGTCAGTGACATATGATGCTTCACCACCCAAGCCCCCAGAGATGCCGGCTGTGCTGTCCTCCAGCGAGGTGCCCGTGTCTGCTGAGGAGACTGTCAGCACAGTGGAGaaggagagctcagctcccactCCACGCCTCTCCGGCCAGTCCGTCATCCTGCtgggccctgctgtgggcacggAGACCAAGGTGAAGAGCTGGTTCAAATCCTCCCTGCCCCACATCCAGCCTGAGGAGGAGAATGGCGGAGGGGAGACGTCTCACCTGGAGGCAGCTGATGCTGAATCTGCCTCATCGGTCATGGTGAAGCAGCAACTCACACCCGAAAATGTGCTGGGGAAGATGGAGCCTGTCTCACGGGGCAAGAGCCTCCGCAACAAGAGGGTCCACTGCCGGCTGCCAGAGGGGGATGGCCCTGGCAGCACCATGCTGAGTCCATTCGAtgagctgccagcagccagcagtgTGGCCGGCACCTGCCTGGGGCCAGACGGACAGACGGAGGTACCGAGCAAGAGCGCCCAGAGCCAAACGCCCCGGTTTCCAGCCGAGGGCCTGCCAGCACGCATGTGCACCCGCTCCTTCACCGCCctggccgagccccgcgcccccgccccACTGGAGGGACTGAAAGCCCCCGCACACCAGGAGAAGCTGGGGAAGAAGCCTGGCTGTGGCGTGAAGCAACGGGTGGCTTTCAAAACCAGGAAACGCAACAGCCGGCCGGCCCCCAGGGTTGTCCAAAACACCAGTGATGCTACCCTCCTGGTGCCTGGCTtggtggcagcagaggaggtggcagggcCGACACCACTGGAGGGGGACGCGGTGGAAGCTGGGGAGAGGGACCAGCGGTCGATGATCCTGCGCTCCCGGACAAAGACACAGGAGGTTTTCTACACCAAGCGGCAGAGGGGCAAGCGGGCAGGTGATGTCCGGCTGAAGAACTGCAAGGCACCCAAAAAGCTCATATCCAACAACCACCTCCCACCTGCCTTCAAGCTGCCAGCACCGGGCAGCCCCCACAAGGAGGGCAAGGTGGGTGCCCGGATGAAGCTGCCCAAAGCGGGGCCGGGCATGGGGGGCAAGATGTCAGAGCGGCCCCTGCACTCACTGAAGAGGAAGTCCACCTTCATCTCCCCAATCCCCACCAAAAAGAGGAACCTGGTCCTGCGGAGCAACAGCGGTGGTGTGAAGGAGGAGAAGCCAGAGGGTCCCCCCAGCCTCTTCAAGAAGATGCCGGTGGCCAAAAAGGTGAAAGCCAAGCTGCCCCCCAAGAGCTCTGGTGAAGCCATCCCGAAGCCCCCCCTGCCAAAGGAGGCCCCTGATGTCTGCATCAAGATCACCTCCCGGGCAGCTTTCCAGGAGGCCACTAAGACCAAAGTGTTGCCTCCCCGCAAGGGCCGTGGCCTCAAGCTGGAGGCCATCGTCCAGAAGATCACCTCTCCCAACCTGAAGAAGTTCACCTGCAaaccagcagccacagcagtggCAGCCACAGTGGCTGCCTATGGCTCCTCCCTGAGCCCAGCTGGGGTGGAGCGGGAGCGGGTGGTGAAGCACAGTGGGGTGGCTGTGGCAGTGGGCGACGCGCGGCTGCCCAAGCTGGCGGCAGCACAGAAGGTGCCCACAATGCCGGTGGCTGAGCCGCTCTGCCGGAACCCCAATGGCCGAGCACCAAAGGGGAAGCCGGGTGGTGGGAAGAAGCTGTCCCATGATGGCTGCCAGGGGGAGGCCTGTGGGTCAACGCCGGGGACCCAGTCCAGCCCCAACGTGGTGGCCAAGAACCTGGGGCTCCTGCCCAAGAAGAGGAACCGCAAGGGCAAAGCGGCAGCGCTGGGCATGGCCAAGGCGCCCCTGAACCCTGCACTGCCACCACCGCTGCCCCGGGAGCGTGTGGCCGGCCCGGGCGGTGCGGAGGAGGCGCCTCGAGAGAAGAAACCAAAGACTGAGGAGAAGGAGGCGGGGGGCAGCGACGGCCCTGCTGAGGGACGTTCCGCCGCCGGGTCGGCGCGGGGCCCGAAGCCGCGGGCCAACCACTCCAACTACAACGGCTACTCCAAGCGGCAGCGGAAGCGTCTGGGCCACGGCAAGGCCAAGGCGGTGCCGGCGCGGTGCAAGAGCCGCGggaagcggcggcggcagccccagcaggCCCCGCTGCTGCACCCCGCCGAGCCCGAGATCCGGCTGAAATACATCTCCTGCAAGCGGCTGCGGGCGGACAGCCGGGCCCCGCCCTTCGCTCCCTACGTCCGCGTGGAGCGGCGCGGAGAGTTCACCACCACCTGCACCGTCGTGAACTCGCCCGGCGACGAGGCGCGGCTGCAGCGGGGACCGGCCGGGCCGGCGCCGCGGCCGCGGGCGGCTCTGCCCGCCTCCTCCACCATGCACATGGGGCCGGTGGTGTCGAAGGCGCTGAGCGCCGCGTGCCTGGTCTGCTGCCTCTGCCGCAACCCCGCCAACTACAAGGACCTGGGGGACCTCTGCGGGCCCTACTACCCCGAGGACTGCCTGCCCAAGAAGAAATCCCGGCTGAAGGAGAAGGCGCGGGCGGAGGGGCCGGGCGAGGACTCCACCGTGCCCGCCGCAGCCGAGCGGGCGCCCCGCGGGACTGAGGGCGGCTGCGGCGGGAAGGCGGCGCGGCCGGAGGGGGCCGCCGAGGCGGCCAAGCAGAGCGCGCTGCGCTCCAGCCCGCGGGGCATGTTCCGTCggctgcagagctgctactGCTGTGACGAGAGGACAGAGGGCGAGGAGGCGGCCGAAAAGCCCCGGCGGCACGAATGTCACAAGGCCGAGTCCCCGCCGCAGGAGCCGGCGGGCGACACGCAGGAGCACTGGCTGCACGAGGCCTGTGCCGTATGGACCGCTGGGGTTTTCCTGGTGGCGGGGAAGCTCTATGGGCTGCAGGAGGCTGTCAAGGCGGCTGCAGACCTG AAGTGCTCGAGCTGCCAGCAAGCAGGAGCCACCGTGGGCTGCTGCCAGAAGGGGTGTCCCCACACCTACCACTACGCATGTGCCGTCGACACAG GTTGCTTATTAACCGAGGAGAGCTTCTCTCTGAGATGTCCCAAACATAAG AGGCAGCCGGTGTAG